In the Variovorax sp. S12S4 genome, one interval contains:
- the dtd gene encoding D-aminoacyl-tRNA deacylase: protein MKAVIQRVASARVDIGGQTAGAIEAGLLVLLCAERGDVDALADRMLAKILKLRIFSDDASKMNRSLQDIGGGLLVVSQFTLAADVSGGNRPSFTQAAAPDEGRRLYDYFVAQARAAHPVVATGEFGADMQVHLVNDGPVTIPLQMTA, encoded by the coding sequence ATATTGGCGGGCAGACCGCGGGCGCCATCGAGGCCGGCCTGCTCGTGCTGCTCTGTGCCGAGCGCGGCGATGTGGATGCGCTCGCCGACCGCATGCTGGCAAAGATACTGAAGCTGCGCATCTTTTCAGACGACGCGAGCAAGATGAACCGCAGCCTGCAGGACATCGGCGGCGGCCTGCTCGTGGTGAGCCAGTTCACGCTCGCGGCCGACGTGAGCGGCGGCAATCGCCCGAGCTTCACGCAGGCAGCGGCGCCGGATGAAGGGCGGCGGCTTTACGACTATTTCGTGGCGCAAGCCCGCGCTGCGCACCCCGTGGTTGCAACGGGCGAGTTCGGCGCCGACATGCAGGTGCACCTGGTCAACGATGGGCCGGTCACCATTCCGCTGCAGATGACGGCGTAG